The proteins below are encoded in one region of Podarcis raffonei isolate rPodRaf1 chromosome 6, rPodRaf1.pri, whole genome shotgun sequence:
- the RALY gene encoding RNA-binding protein Raly, with the protein MSLKVQTSNITNKNDPKSINSRVFIGNLNTAVVKKSDVETIFSKYGRVVGCSVHKGYAFVQYSNERHARAAVLGENGRVLAGQTLDINMAGEPKPNRPKGLKRTASALYSGYEFDYDYYRDDFYDRLFEYRGRVSPIPRVVPVKRPRVTIPLVRRVKATLPVKLFARSAAIANSSAKLKLKCNELQTIKTELTQIKSNIDALLGRLEQIAEQQKASAEVRKKADGNKSELSQEDTASEAEMNVEEPLNGEEGEEEGLLRDDCDDELENSHYTDVEDSSLQ; encoded by the exons ATGTCACTGAAAGTGCAGACGAGTAACATCACAAACAAGAATGACCCCAAGTCCATCAACTCCAGAGTCTTCATTGGGAACCTCAACACAGCAGTGGTCAAGAAGTCAGACGTAGAGACCATCTTCTCTAAGTACGGCAGGGTGGTGGGCTGCTCTGTTCACAAGGGCTATGCATTTGTACAGTACTCAAACGAGAGGCACGCACGGGCAGCTGTCCTGGGGGAGAATGGGAGAGTACTCGCCGGGCAGACATTAG ATATAAACATGGCTGGAGAACCAAAGCCCAACAGACCCAAAGGCCTGAAGAGAACAGCATCCGCCTTATACAG TGGCTACGAATTTGACTACGACTACTACAGAGATGACTTCTATGACAG ACTCTTTGAGTATCGGGGACGGGTGTCTCCCATTCCCAGGGTGGTTCCTGTGAAGCGTCCACGAGTGACCATCCCTTTGGTACGGCGCGTAAAAGCAACACTCCCAGTCAAACTCTTTGCCCGATCCGCTGCCATTGCAAACAGctctgccaaattaaaat TGAAATGCAATGAACTGCAGACAATTAAAACGGAGTTGACGCAGATCAAATCCAACATTGATGCTCTCCTGGGCAGATTGGAGCAGATTGCAGAACAACAGAAAGCATCGGCAG AGGTCAGAAAGAAAGCAGATGGGAACAAAAGTGAGCTTTCCCAAGAAGACACAGCGTCTGAGGCAGAAATGAACGTAGAGGAGCCACTCAACGGcgaggagggagaagaagaaggtcTCCTGAGAGATGACTGTGACGATGAATTG gAGAATAGCCATTACACAGATGTGGAGGACTCCAGCCTACAGTAA